Proteins encoded by one window of uncultured Draconibacterium sp.:
- a CDS encoding triple tyrosine motif-containing protein, whose product MRINATKRIISTISLFILAITSFALVERTGVLQFDQSIYKGARQNWGVSIADNGLVYFANHSGLLSFDGTNWSMNKLPNNTIVRSVKAVADSVVYTGGYMELGYWKPTPTGKLIYTSLNRKAEEIFKGNPNLEFWNIAVKDDYVYFQSFGNILTYHNDSLHALHLDGGISVMNQVNDRVLVAIRDNGIWEVENDDVKRIIFDDALIGTTVKFIIPGEKENLLIGTADRGIFLWDGTTLEQWNEEWTSYFIENELNRACHTNNGQIIIGSLVDGIVIFDKYGQLITKVNTRNGLPNNTVLGITSDERQNTWLALDIGIGFVTNNQNKSFVIKKLPGAGAIYSTAIFENKFYLGTNQGLFEASLDLNNDEINLVPGTQDQIWDLKVIDDELLIGHNQGSFALKNGQKREISSTGGAFNFIQDPFHPDLLLQSTYSRIIVYNKTNEGITFRNQIEDFSNLIRYIEFDHLGNIWASHMHRGIFKIHVNDERTKEIEASAYFGEETFGKDHSIHVFKIEKRIVFTTGEKLYTYDDLTNSILPYDTLNTNLGKYAAANRIVKAPNNYYWFIEPSSIGLFHIVQSNVKLVKEFPTSLFNDPLLVDGFENILPLNQYTGILCLQNGLAFLDASVTDSSTYLMSNYTPSLRNIELLTNNGRSVILPLNTSNTEIKNTLNNVHFRFSFPMLNEFPVSYQYFLEGLNLEWSERTINPELQFERLPRGDYTLNVKAVDIWGNESQVYSFSFEILPPLLATKLAIFIYMFLLIGALLLFRRWGVKQTQKKEQLQHEKRERELIRLRNEKLRNEVRFKSKELANSTMAIIRKNEFLLDLKNIVRKQKEELGSRYPDKYYNYLNNKIDENISSRDDRQIFENNFERAHEQFFQKMKNKYPDLTSSDLQLCAYLRMNLSSKEIAPLLGISIRGVENHRYKLRKKLNLQPDDSLTDVMLSI is encoded by the coding sequence AAGCCGTTGCCGATTCGGTTGTTTATACCGGTGGATACATGGAACTGGGTTATTGGAAACCAACTCCAACTGGCAAATTGATATACACGTCGCTTAATCGTAAAGCTGAAGAAATTTTTAAAGGAAATCCCAACCTGGAATTTTGGAACATTGCGGTAAAAGATGATTATGTTTATTTCCAGTCGTTTGGAAATATTCTTACCTATCACAACGACAGTTTACACGCTCTGCACCTTGATGGCGGCATTTCTGTTATGAACCAGGTAAACGATCGTGTTTTGGTAGCTATCCGTGACAATGGAATATGGGAGGTTGAAAACGATGATGTAAAACGTATTATATTCGACGATGCACTGATTGGTACCACCGTTAAATTTATCATTCCGGGAGAAAAAGAAAACCTGCTGATTGGAACAGCCGATCGTGGAATATTTCTTTGGGATGGCACAACATTAGAACAATGGAATGAAGAATGGACCTCATACTTTATTGAAAACGAACTGAACAGAGCGTGTCACACCAATAATGGACAGATAATAATTGGTTCGCTGGTTGATGGTATTGTTATTTTTGACAAATATGGCCAGCTGATAACAAAAGTAAATACCAGAAACGGTCTTCCAAACAATACGGTTTTAGGTATTACAAGCGACGAACGCCAGAATACCTGGCTGGCTCTTGATATTGGAATCGGCTTTGTGACCAACAATCAAAACAAAAGCTTCGTTATAAAAAAGTTACCAGGAGCAGGTGCTATTTATTCTACCGCCATTTTCGAAAATAAATTCTACCTGGGGACTAACCAGGGTTTGTTTGAAGCATCGCTCGATTTAAATAACGACGAAATCAACCTTGTTCCGGGCACTCAGGATCAGATTTGGGACCTAAAGGTAATCGACGATGAACTTTTAATTGGTCATAACCAGGGCAGTTTTGCGTTAAAAAATGGGCAGAAAAGAGAAATTTCATCTACAGGTGGAGCTTTTAATTTTATTCAGGACCCTTTTCATCCCGACCTGCTTTTACAATCTACCTACAGTCGCATTATTGTATACAACAAAACCAATGAAGGTATAACATTTCGAAACCAAATTGAAGACTTCAGTAACCTGATTCGTTATATTGAATTCGATCATTTGGGAAATATCTGGGCCAGTCATATGCATCGCGGTATTTTTAAAATTCATGTAAATGATGAACGCACCAAAGAGATTGAGGCCTCTGCATATTTCGGTGAAGAAACATTTGGTAAAGATCATTCCATCCATGTATTTAAAATTGAAAAACGAATTGTATTTACTACCGGCGAAAAATTATATACTTACGACGATCTTACTAATTCAATTCTGCCTTACGATACTTTAAACACAAATTTGGGAAAATACGCGGCAGCCAACCGAATTGTAAAAGCTCCAAATAATTATTACTGGTTTATTGAGCCATCATCAATAGGATTGTTTCACATCGTTCAAAGCAATGTAAAACTGGTTAAAGAGTTTCCAACTTCTTTGTTTAACGATCCATTACTAGTTGATGGTTTTGAAAATATACTTCCGTTAAATCAATACACAGGAATTTTGTGCTTGCAAAATGGGCTGGCATTTCTTGATGCATCGGTGACAGACTCCTCAACATATTTAATGAGCAATTATACTCCTTCTCTCAGAAATATTGAATTGCTTACAAATAACGGAAGATCTGTTATTTTACCTCTGAATACCAGCAATACTGAAATCAAAAATACCTTAAACAATGTTCATTTCAGGTTTTCGTTTCCAATGCTAAACGAATTTCCCGTTTCTTATCAATATTTTCTGGAAGGATTAAACCTGGAATGGTCGGAAAGGACGATAAATCCGGAATTACAGTTTGAAAGGTTGCCCAGAGGAGACTACACCCTGAATGTTAAGGCCGTTGATATTTGGGGGAATGAAAGCCAGGTATACTCATTTAGTTTTGAGATTTTGCCACCACTACTGGCTACCAAACTAGCCATATTTATCTACATGTTCCTATTAATCGGGGCACTTCTGCTGTTCAGAAGATGGGGAGTAAAACAAACCCAGAAGAAAGAACAGCTGCAACACGAAAAACGAGAACGAGAACTGATTAGATTACGAAACGAGAAATTGCGAAATGAAGTGCGCTTTAAAAGTAAGGAACTGGCCAACTCCACCATGGCAATAATTCGTAAAAACGAATTCCTGCTCGATCTGAAAAACATTGTCAGGAAACAAAAAGAAGAGCTGGGATCGCGTTATCCCGATAAATATTACAACTACCTGAATAATAAAATAGACGAGAACATTTCGAGCCGCGACGACAGGCAAATTTTTGAAAACAATTTTGAACGGGCGCACGAACAGTTTTTCCAGAAAATGAAAAACAAGTACCCGGATCTCACGTCGAGCGATCTGCAACTTTGCGCTTATTTAAGAATGAACCTATCGTCGAAAGAAATTGCACCCTTACTTGGAATTTCCATTAGAGGTGTTGAAAACCACCGGTATAAATTAAGGAAAAAACTCAATCTTCAACCCGATGATTCGCTTACCGATGTTATGCTTTCTATTTAG